GGGCAAGGCAGGGGACTGGGACATCCTGGGCAACGGCTACGGCAACCAGACAGGCCTGGCCCTGACCAACCTGCAGGGCATGTACGCCGGCACCGCCGAAAAGGAAGCCACCCGCGACACGTACCACGGCTTCGTTTTCCCCGAGATCAGCAGCCAGATCATCACCGCCACCTCCGAGACGGACCAGGCCAAGAGCACCCAGCTGCTCACCCAGGTCCAGAAGGACATCTGGGCCAAATGGCCCTGCATGTGGGCGTTCATCCCCAACGCCGTCCTGGCCCGCCGCACCCGGGTGGAAGGCATCAAGCTGCGGCCCATCAACTCCTACCAGCTCTCAAACGTCTCGGTGAACGGCTAGCCCATGCTTCCATATGTCGCCAAGCGCTTGGGCCAGAGCCTGCTCACGATCTTCCTGACCGTGTCCACAGTCTTTGTCCTGATCCGCATGGCACCCGGCGACCCGGCCTACGCCCTGGCCGGGCCGCTGGCCACCACCGGGGACCTCGAAAAAATCCGCACCTCCATGGGGCTCAGCGAACCCCTGATCACCCAGTACGGCATCTTCCTCAAGGAGCTCGGCGCCGGAAACATCGGCAAGTCCTACTCGTTCCAGGCCCCGGCCCTGGAAGTGGTGCTGTCCCGGCTCCCGAACACCATTTTCCTGGCGGTGCTCGCGATCCTGCTGGCCATCGTGGTAGCCATCCCGCTGGGGGTCTGGATGGCCAAGCGCGCGGACACCAAGCGCGAACTTGGCGTCAACGTCCTCACCATCGCCGGGCAGTCCATGCCGGACTTCTGGATCGGCATCATGCTGCTGACCCTGTTCGCCGTGGTGTTCCCCATCTTCCCGTCCTCCGGTTTCACCAGCTGGTCCGGGGTGGTCCTGCCGGTCACCACGGTGGCCATCCTGCAGATCGCCCTGGTGTCCC
This genomic interval from Arthrobacter sp. SLBN-100 contains the following:
- a CDS encoding ABC transporter permease, with the translated sequence MLPYVAKRLGQSLLTIFLTVSTVFVLIRMAPGDPAYALAGPLATTGDLEKIRTSMGLSEPLITQYGIFLKELGAGNIGKSYSFQAPALEVVLSRLPNTIFLAVLAILLAIVVAIPLGVWMAKRADTKRELGVNVLTIAGQSMPDFWIGIMLLTLFAVVFPIFPSSGFTSWSGVVLPVTTVAILQIALVSRMVRREVGTNMAAPYLTVARARGTGEQKLTWAYAMRNSSIPILTALGTRFAGMLNGVVVVEVVFNWPGLGSLVVRALETRDYPLIQATVLVTSVLAVGVQLLIDLCYPLLDPRVRLGKVSVA